CGCGCGCCAGTCGATGCTGCCTCCCGAGGGCCGAACCCGGTTCAACTACTACGTCTTCTCCCGCGAGCCCACCTGGAGCTGGGGCCACGACGGCCAGGTATTCCACGAGAGCCTCTCGATGCTCGCCTACGCCCATCTGGATCCGCAAAGCGCGATGGATTCCCAACGCGTTTTCATGGAGGCGCAGGAGGCGGACGGCTACATCCCCTACCGGGTGGGCCCGTACGTCGTGAGGACGTTTCCCGTCGACGGTCAGAAGACGACTTCCGCTCCCTTCTACTCCTGGATCAACTGGGAGGTGTACCAGATCGCTCGCGACGAACGGTTTCTCGTGGAAGCGTTCGAGTCGGGAAGCCGCTTCTTAGAGTTCCTTCTCGACCATCGCGACGCGGACGGGGATGGCCTTCTGGAGTGGGGCGGTCACGCCGTCCTCGAGTCGGTGCGCGACTCGCTCGTTCCCATCTGGGACCTTCTGGGGAAGGACGACCCGCGCGCGCCGTCGCGAATCGAGGCGCTGGACTTGAACGCGATGGTCGTGAAAGAGATGAGAGCCCTCGACGCCATGGCGCGGGAGCTCGGTCGAGAAAGCGATTGGGACGAGCGTGCCTCGCGCCTGGCGAAACGCGTCGACGAAACGATGTGGGATGATGCGAGCGGCTTCTACTACAACGTCGACCGCGCGTCGAACGCATTCGTGACCGAAGAAGGTCTCGACCTGAGGCGCATGGAGATCATCGGGTTTCTGCCGATGTGGGCGGGCATTGCTCCCGAAGACCGTGCTGCGAGGCTCGTGCGAGCCCTGAAGGATCCGAGCCGCTTCTGGAGGCGGTTCGGCATTCCGACGCTTGCCGCCGACGACCCGGGTTACGAGCCGCTCGTTACCCGATGCTGCCAGTGGAACGGCGCCGTCTGGCTCGAGTGG
This sequence is a window from Vicinamibacteria bacterium. Protein-coding genes within it:
- a CDS encoding trehalase family glycosidase, with amino-acid sequence ARQSMLPPEGRTRFNYYVFSREPTWSWGHDGQVFHESLSMLAYAHLDPQSAMDSQRVFMEAQEADGYIPYRVGPYVVRTFPVDGQKTTSAPFYSWINWEVYQIARDERFLVEAFESGSRFLEFLLDHRDADGDGLLEWGGHAVLESVRDSLVPIWDLLGKDDPRAPSRIEALDLNAMVVKEMRALDAMARELGRESDWDERASRLAKRVDETMWDDASGFYYNVDRASNAFVTEEGLDLRRMEIIGFLPMWAGIAPEDRAARLVRALKDPSRFWRRFGIPTLAADDPGYEPLVTRCCQWNGAVWLEWSYLVFRGLLDYGYHEEARELGDRMVRAAATQLRRSHRFWESYSPDEVTLGSPSNYIWNSILARVFIDLEGGAR